One segment of Macrotis lagotis isolate mMagLag1 chromosome 1, bilby.v1.9.chrom.fasta, whole genome shotgun sequence DNA contains the following:
- the C1H1orf174 gene encoding UPF0688 protein C1orf174 homolog isoform X4: protein MRSRKLADGVRSSARLKSKNYPATRAASAQEVDVPKSTKTVCLASSHKATERRTSKTLKYEKHSFIKSELQELTTKKGKTSLPKVVSETSSENKPLECAEHKALPPSNEANTSKICEQQLERNENGLSHHSHSVDVANSCLAKTENDLALPKYKENLIEEDVYKRGVVLLGESGSEATDSQKTPSHIDSSIFLDEDSNQPMPVNRFFGNVELMQDLPPVSPPCPSMSRREFRKMHFRAKDDDDDDAEM, encoded by the exons CTTGCAGACGGGGTGCGCTCCTCAGCACGCCTAAAGAGCAAAAACTACCCAGCAACCAGAGCTGCCTCAGCTCAAGAAGTTGATGTTCCTAAATCTACAAAAACAGTATGTTTG GCTTCATCACACAAAGCAACTGAGAGACGGACGTCCAAGACACTCAAGTATGAAAAACATAGTTTCATCAAGTCAGAATTACAAGAACTAAcaaccaaaaagggaaaaacttcTTTACCAAAAGTGGTATCTGAAACCTCAAGTGAGAATAAGCCTTTGGAGTGTGCCGAACACAAAGCATTGCCACCAAGTAATGAAGCCAATACTTCCAAGATCTGTGAACAGCAGCTGGAGAGGAATGAGAATGGTCTTTCTCATCACAGCCACTCCGTAGATGTGGCTAACAGTTGCTTAGCAAAGACTGAAAATGACTTGGCCCTCcccaaatataaagaaaatctgaTAGAGGAAGATGTATATAAGCGTGGCGTTGTGCTGCTAGGGGAATCCGGGTCAGAGGCAACAGATTCCCAGAAGACACCATCCCACATAGATAGTAGCATCTTTTTAGATGAAGATAGCAATCAGCCAATGCCAGTGAATCGGTTCTTTGGAAATGTAGAGCTCATGCAA GACCTTCCACCGGTTTCTCCACCTTGTCCTTCAATGAGCAGACGAGAATTCAGAAAAATGCACTTCAGAgccaaagatgatgatgatgatgatgcagaaatgtag
- the C1H1orf174 gene encoding UPF0688 protein C1orf174 homolog isoform X3, whose protein sequence is MGRKQWALPRSEKLADGVRSSARLKSKNYPATRAASAQEVDVPKSTKTVCLASSHKATERRTSKTLKYEKHSFIKSELQELTTKKGKTSLPKVVSETSSENKPLECAEHKALPPSNEANTSKICEQQLERNENGLSHHSHSVDVANSCLAKTENDLALPKYKENLIEEDVYKRGVVLLGESGSEATDSQKTPSHIDSSIFLDEDSNQPMPVNRFFGNVELMQDLPPVSPPCPSMSRREFRKMHFRAKDDDDDDAEM, encoded by the exons CTTGCAGACGGGGTGCGCTCCTCAGCACGCCTAAAGAGCAAAAACTACCCAGCAACCAGAGCTGCCTCAGCTCAAGAAGTTGATGTTCCTAAATCTACAAAAACAGTATGTTTG GCTTCATCACACAAAGCAACTGAGAGACGGACGTCCAAGACACTCAAGTATGAAAAACATAGTTTCATCAAGTCAGAATTACAAGAACTAAcaaccaaaaagggaaaaacttcTTTACCAAAAGTGGTATCTGAAACCTCAAGTGAGAATAAGCCTTTGGAGTGTGCCGAACACAAAGCATTGCCACCAAGTAATGAAGCCAATACTTCCAAGATCTGTGAACAGCAGCTGGAGAGGAATGAGAATGGTCTTTCTCATCACAGCCACTCCGTAGATGTGGCTAACAGTTGCTTAGCAAAGACTGAAAATGACTTGGCCCTCcccaaatataaagaaaatctgaTAGAGGAAGATGTATATAAGCGTGGCGTTGTGCTGCTAGGGGAATCCGGGTCAGAGGCAACAGATTCCCAGAAGACACCATCCCACATAGATAGTAGCATCTTTTTAGATGAAGATAGCAATCAGCCAATGCCAGTGAATCGGTTCTTTGGAAATGTAGAGCTCATGCAA GACCTTCCACCGGTTTCTCCACCTTGTCCTTCAATGAGCAGACGAGAATTCAGAAAAATGCACTTCAGAgccaaagatgatgatgatgatgatgcagaaatgtag
- the C1H1orf174 gene encoding UPF0688 protein C1orf174 homolog isoform X2, whose amino-acid sequence MPTEPNPALPGLQSLMLADGVRSSARLKSKNYPATRAASAQEVDVPKSTKTVCLASSHKATERRTSKTLKYEKHSFIKSELQELTTKKGKTSLPKVVSETSSENKPLECAEHKALPPSNEANTSKICEQQLERNENGLSHHSHSVDVANSCLAKTENDLALPKYKENLIEEDVYKRGVVLLGESGSEATDSQKTPSHIDSSIFLDEDSNQPMPVNRFFGNVELMQDLPPVSPPCPSMSRREFRKMHFRAKDDDDDDAEM is encoded by the exons CTTGCAGACGGGGTGCGCTCCTCAGCACGCCTAAAGAGCAAAAACTACCCAGCAACCAGAGCTGCCTCAGCTCAAGAAGTTGATGTTCCTAAATCTACAAAAACAGTATGTTTG GCTTCATCACACAAAGCAACTGAGAGACGGACGTCCAAGACACTCAAGTATGAAAAACATAGTTTCATCAAGTCAGAATTACAAGAACTAAcaaccaaaaagggaaaaacttcTTTACCAAAAGTGGTATCTGAAACCTCAAGTGAGAATAAGCCTTTGGAGTGTGCCGAACACAAAGCATTGCCACCAAGTAATGAAGCCAATACTTCCAAGATCTGTGAACAGCAGCTGGAGAGGAATGAGAATGGTCTTTCTCATCACAGCCACTCCGTAGATGTGGCTAACAGTTGCTTAGCAAAGACTGAAAATGACTTGGCCCTCcccaaatataaagaaaatctgaTAGAGGAAGATGTATATAAGCGTGGCGTTGTGCTGCTAGGGGAATCCGGGTCAGAGGCAACAGATTCCCAGAAGACACCATCCCACATAGATAGTAGCATCTTTTTAGATGAAGATAGCAATCAGCCAATGCCAGTGAATCGGTTCTTTGGAAATGTAGAGCTCATGCAA GACCTTCCACCGGTTTCTCCACCTTGTCCTTCAATGAGCAGACGAGAATTCAGAAAAATGCACTTCAGAgccaaagatgatgatgatgatgatgcagaaatgtag